The following are encoded together in the Bradymonas sediminis genome:
- a CDS encoding DEAD/DEAH box helicase — protein MEDLVPMATDLDLEAIDVAVGAPRLDIVRLLAAALEQYPQVSLRILCAAPGDAIVAPSAVSQGLTLAHDLSMELAEAWKQRLLEVFTRDVDGVEKTNTSQEAVIKLATLLREGRIQFGFFDRRLNFTRTLLLHTKTGPLSLAAHGGFHPAALSEAMELRTLQFGEAAQQVEAWFERMWADSRDLSAEVTQLVMDSWACQLLSPTDAYHKVLIEYFSEMLESGDPFVDNNSMLEYLAVFQKHAYAHAKGILRRFGGVFISDVVGLGKTFIGLALLKHTVEIQQARPLIIAPPRLCGMWDELTLKYGIEKEILSSHQLEKLDGYQSRDLLLIDESHAFRNKNTQRYEMLMNFLRPNGEPSRRKVILLSATPQNNTCWDVYNQLQFFPDVYGQLPYDGEDLKEFFQRVDRGEADLASLMQYVLVRRTRAFIQQEYPDATLPGVDADGNATTQPIVFPERRDGEKMALRYSIEAAYDGLYDDIIETLRTMTYARYGLSAYLRDEARGAEEYKNMMRVGNSLRGLFKAILLKRCESSLAAFKGTLRRLISTHDAFYSGLMTQDRVLAKPAHVGARADAMDVEDIIELFQVSYPASDFDRERLAADITADWKKLMRLREKIDRIPLTHDAKFQRLRTHLEAHPPTRHRTLVFTQFTDTARYLYDQLRHLDMRVELITSDDGNQADIVRRFAPRATEAEVEPAEQIDLLISTDVLSEGVNLQDADTIINYDLHWNPVRLIQRAGRIDRIGSQNKEIFLYNFLPETAIEEALGLERVLRRRIREIQQVFGEDGQILSAEQQLEDARLIDVYTGKALRDAEEDQSLDHLSHHLTEAFHIKQKRPRDYKRLSEMRPGQRAMLDSSGQISVVMGQAGWYKRFYTVQDAARPRILLDEQALGLLRDWAQCSEWVKSATINAQLNHATYRVEQDFAQEVRRLREKRDQPRLTPAQSFIREQLVALHRRLTGEKERGEVNRMIAWIERGSYKILFDEHARRWQRNKLSAEAIRGELRSWLRQYPEREEALPEPQIVVSMLGG, from the coding sequence TTGGAAGACCTTGTACCGATGGCCACCGACCTCGACCTGGAGGCCATCGACGTCGCCGTCGGCGCGCCGCGGCTCGACATCGTGCGCTTGCTCGCCGCGGCCCTGGAACAATACCCGCAGGTTTCGCTACGCATCTTATGTGCTGCGCCCGGTGACGCCATCGTTGCGCCCAGCGCTGTGAGCCAGGGGTTGACCCTGGCGCACGATTTGTCGATGGAGCTTGCCGAGGCGTGGAAGCAGCGACTGCTGGAGGTATTTACCCGCGACGTCGACGGCGTTGAGAAGACGAACACGTCCCAGGAAGCGGTCATCAAGCTCGCTACGTTACTCAGGGAAGGGCGCATCCAATTTGGTTTTTTTGACCGCCGCCTCAACTTCACCCGCACGCTGCTACTTCACACCAAAACAGGTCCGCTAAGCCTCGCCGCCCACGGCGGTTTTCACCCGGCGGCGCTAAGCGAGGCGATGGAACTTCGCACCCTTCAGTTCGGCGAGGCCGCACAGCAGGTCGAGGCCTGGTTCGAGCGAATGTGGGCCGACAGTCGCGACCTGAGCGCCGAGGTCACGCAGCTCGTCATGGACTCCTGGGCGTGCCAACTGCTCTCGCCGACCGACGCATATCACAAGGTGCTCATCGAGTACTTCTCGGAGATGCTCGAATCCGGCGACCCCTTCGTTGATAATAACTCGATGCTCGAGTATTTGGCGGTGTTTCAAAAACACGCCTACGCCCACGCCAAAGGCATCTTGCGCCGCTTCGGTGGGGTGTTCATCTCGGACGTGGTCGGGCTGGGGAAGACCTTCATCGGCCTGGCGCTGCTCAAACATACCGTTGAAATCCAGCAGGCGCGACCCTTGATCATCGCCCCGCCGCGGTTATGTGGAATGTGGGACGAACTCACCCTGAAATACGGTATCGAGAAGGAGATCCTATCAAGCCATCAGCTCGAAAAGCTCGACGGCTACCAGAGCCGGGATTTGCTCCTCATCGATGAGAGCCATGCTTTTCGAAATAAGAATACGCAGCGCTACGAAATGCTCATGAATTTTCTGCGCCCCAACGGTGAACCCTCGCGCAGAAAAGTGATCCTGTTGAGCGCAACGCCGCAGAATAACACGTGCTGGGACGTCTATAACCAACTGCAATTTTTCCCGGACGTCTACGGCCAACTCCCCTATGACGGTGAGGATCTTAAGGAGTTTTTCCAGCGCGTGGACCGCGGTGAAGCCGATCTTGCGTCGTTGATGCAATATGTGTTGGTGCGCCGAACCCGGGCGTTTATCCAGCAGGAATACCCGGACGCCACACTCCCCGGTGTTGACGCGGATGGGAATGCGACCACCCAGCCGATCGTATTTCCCGAGCGCCGAGACGGCGAAAAGATGGCGCTTCGCTACAGCATTGAGGCCGCCTACGACGGCCTATACGACGATATTATCGAGACGCTCAGGACAATGACATACGCGCGTTATGGACTCAGCGCATACCTTCGCGACGAGGCGCGCGGGGCCGAAGAATATAAAAATATGATGCGTGTGGGTAACTCGTTGCGCGGCCTATTCAAGGCGATTCTCTTGAAGCGCTGCGAGAGCAGTCTGGCCGCCTTCAAGGGGACTTTGAGACGGCTTATCTCCACCCACGACGCGTTTTATTCGGGGCTTATGACCCAGGACCGGGTGCTCGCCAAACCCGCTCACGTTGGCGCGCGCGCGGACGCGATGGATGTCGAGGATATCATCGAGCTTTTCCAGGTGTCGTACCCCGCCTCCGACTTCGACCGGGAGCGGCTGGCTGCGGACATAACGGCCGACTGGAAAAAGTTAATGCGGCTTCGAGAGAAGATCGACCGGATTCCACTTACCCACGACGCCAAGTTTCAGCGGCTGCGAACACACCTGGAAGCGCATCCTCCCACCCGACACCGCACGCTTGTATTCACCCAGTTTACGGACACCGCGCGCTACCTTTATGACCAATTGAGACACCTGGATATGCGTGTGGAGCTGATCACCTCCGATGACGGAAACCAAGCCGATATCGTGCGTCGTTTTGCCCCGCGCGCCACCGAGGCCGAGGTTGAGCCCGCTGAGCAAATTGACCTGCTTATCTCGACCGACGTCCTTTCGGAGGGCGTCAACCTGCAGGACGCTGATACCATCATCAATTACGACCTACACTGGAATCCGGTGCGCTTGATTCAACGAGCGGGCCGAATTGATCGTATCGGCTCTCAGAATAAGGAGATTTTCCTGTATAATTTTCTGCCCGAGACCGCGATCGAAGAGGCCCTTGGTTTAGAGCGTGTCCTTCGCAGGCGCATCCGAGAGATCCAGCAGGTCTTCGGCGAGGACGGGCAAATCCTATCAGCCGAGCAGCAGCTCGAAGATGCCCGACTTATCGACGTCTACACCGGAAAGGCGCTGCGAGACGCCGAGGAAGACCAGTCGCTCGACCATCTATCGCACCACCTTACCGAGGCATTTCATATCAAACAAAAGCGTCCTCGAGACTATAAGCGTTTGAGCGAAATGCGCCCGGGGCAACGCGCGATGCTCGACTCTTCAGGCCAGATCAGCGTCGTGATGGGTCAGGCTGGTTGGTATAAGCGATTTTACACGGTCCAGGACGCCGCCCGGCCGCGCATTCTACTCGATGAGCAGGCGCTCGGACTTTTGCGCGACTGGGCTCAGTGCTCCGAATGGGTTAAAAGTGCCACCATCAACGCGCAGCTCAACCATGCCACCTACCGGGTTGAGCAGGATTTTGCCCAGGAAGTGCGCCGGCTCCGGGAAAAGCGCGATCAACCCAGGCTCACGCCCGCCCAGAGCTTTATCCGCGAGCAACTTGTCGCGCTGCATCGGCGGTTGACCGGCGAGAAAGAGCGCGGCGAGGTCAACCGGATGATCGCTTGGATTGAGCGCGGCAGCTATAAGATACTCTTCGACGAACACGCCCGCCGCTGGCAGCGCAACAAGCTCTCCGCCGAAGCCATCCGCGGCGAGCTCCGCAGTTGGCTTCGCCAATACCCTGAGCGCGAGGAAGCGCTGCCGGAGCCCCAAATTGTTGTGAGCATGTTGGGAGGATGA
- a CDS encoding TauD/TfdA family dioxygenase yields the protein MTADMISYTIAPEFDALKELALNGFALIRQAGLGSGEQLASELGPVLQITDVTVNEKSEQMVTGSQELGLHTDHGGVDYIVWECVAQCDDGGVSRLVDTHAVLEMLSEREKQTLQGVYLTEHQVFKGDPHRRPLLRQKDDSYQVYYSFWLLENELNARQTAAAEAFRRGVEEAEEVQIRLEPGDLLVIDNRRILHGRTAIKGNKNRLLKRYWVGEQEVADPKLRSVKGYVLPEKICEARVAELMDKGVEPAVAAIDMSMVKMKLQDADEGAGWTPAECEEAELEYKRYLTLNMRYEDRAIVPTKQIDTMWHFHILDTRAYHKDCDEVFGEYFHHFPYFGMRGDDDAQDLEDSFYETAELYEKDFGEAMLRNHAVATDCWHDCQGRCWHACSSK from the coding sequence ATGACTGCTGACATGATTTCGTACACCATCGCTCCTGAATTTGATGCTCTTAAAGAGCTTGCGCTCAACGGCTTCGCCCTCATCCGCCAGGCCGGTCTCGGCTCCGGTGAACAACTCGCCAGCGAACTCGGCCCGGTCCTTCAAATCACCGATGTGACCGTCAATGAAAAATCCGAGCAAATGGTCACCGGCAGCCAGGAACTCGGACTGCACACCGACCACGGCGGCGTCGATTATATTGTGTGGGAGTGTGTCGCCCAATGCGACGACGGTGGCGTCAGCCGCCTGGTCGATACGCACGCCGTTCTCGAAATGCTGAGCGAGCGCGAAAAACAAACCCTGCAGGGCGTTTATCTGACCGAGCATCAAGTCTTTAAGGGCGACCCCCATCGTCGCCCGCTCCTACGCCAAAAGGACGACTCCTACCAAGTATATTATTCGTTCTGGCTTCTCGAAAACGAACTCAACGCGCGTCAGACGGCAGCCGCTGAGGCTTTTCGCCGCGGCGTCGAAGAGGCCGAAGAAGTGCAGATTCGCCTGGAACCCGGCGATCTGCTCGTCATCGATAACCGCCGGATTTTACACGGCCGAACGGCTATCAAAGGCAACAAAAATCGTTTGCTCAAGCGCTATTGGGTCGGCGAACAGGAGGTGGCGGACCCGAAGCTGCGAAGCGTGAAGGGATATGTGTTGCCCGAGAAAATCTGCGAGGCTCGCGTCGCGGAATTGATGGACAAAGGAGTTGAGCCGGCGGTGGCCGCGATCGATATGTCGATGGTCAAAATGAAATTGCAGGACGCCGATGAGGGGGCAGGCTGGACGCCGGCCGAATGTGAAGAGGCCGAACTCGAGTATAAGCGCTACCTCACGCTGAATATGCGCTACGAGGACCGCGCCATCGTTCCGACCAAACAGATCGACACCATGTGGCATTTCCACATCCTCGACACCCGCGCCTACCACAAAGACTGCGACGAGGTATTCGGCGAGTATTTCCATCACTTCCCGTATTTCGGGATGCGCGGCGACGACGATGCGCAAGACCTGGAGGACTCGTTTTACGAGACCGCCGAGTTGTACGAGAAGGACTTCGGCGAGGCGATGTTGCGCAACCACGCGGTCGCGACGGATTGCTGGCATGACTGCCAGGGGCGTTGCTGGCATGCGTGTAGCAGTAAATAG